The Platichthys flesus chromosome 8, fPlaFle2.1, whole genome shotgun sequence genome has a window encoding:
- the nkx3-2 gene encoding homeobox protein Nkx-3.2, which yields MAVRGNSLMPFSIQAILNKKDDSRHLPDLDMCFSKTTCWKIFGEMNGGSRRDDGETCEPTDQKSYDSDSGLSDDNDSKTPAACKSEKDGDAASDVPEESMQEETDQESAAAENAKSDSEPNNATDSSTLDEKSLDQPKQRKKRSRAAFSHAQVFELERRFNHQRYLSGPERADLAASLKLTETQVKIWFQNRRYKTKRRQMAADLMASTPAAKKVAVKVLVRDDQRQYSPGEILRPPLLSLQPSYYYPYAYCLPAWTLSACAGNQ from the exons ATGGCCGTTCGTGGCAACTCGCTGATGCCTTTCTCGATCCAAGCCATCCTGAACAAAAAGGACGACAGCCGACACTTGCCAGATTTGGACATGTGCTTCTCCAAGACGACGTGCTGGAAAATATTTGGGGAGATGAACGGTGGCTCGAGGAGGGACGACGGGGAAACTTGTGAGCCGACGGACCAGAAAAGTTACGACTCAGACTCGGGACTCAGCGACGACAACGACAGCAAGACTCCGGCCGCGTGCAAGTCGGAGAAGGACGGGGACGCAGCGTCTGACGTGCCGGAGGAAAGTATGCAGGAGGAGACGGACCAGGAGTCTGCAGCTGCGGAAAACGCAAAGAGTGACAGTGAACCCAACAATGCCACCG ACTCCAGCACCCTGGACGAAAAGAGCCTTGATCAACCCAAACAGCGGAAGAAGCGCTCCAGAGCCGCCTTCTCCCATGCGCAGGTCTTCGAGCTGGAGCGCCGCTTCAACCACCAGAGGTACCTGTCCGGGCCGGAGCGGGCGGACCTGGCGGCCTCCCTGAAGCTCACAGAGACCCAGGTCAAGATCTGGTTCCAGAATCGTCGGTACAAGACGAAGCGTCGCCAGATGGCCGCAGACCTGATGGCGTCTACCCCGGCGGCCAAGAAGGTGGCGGTGAAAGTTCTGGTGCGGGACGACCAGAGACAGTACAGCCCGGGAGAGATCCTGCGGCCCCCGCTGCTCTCCCTGCAGCCGTCCTACTATTACCCCTACGCCTACTGCCTCCCTGCGTGGACACTCTCTGCGTGCGCGGGGAACCAGTGA